In the genome of Rhodoferax sp. BAB1, one region contains:
- a CDS encoding ABC transporter substrate-binding protein has translation MKTKMIPTLMAAAAFTAGAYAQTGPIRIGVVTPLSGTYAGIGQQVKWGLDLAAKEINASGGVSGRQIELIYEDEEANPAVAVQKAEKLFQVSKVDFLTGTVNSGSTLAVGQVAERNNRLIATTVSFADSITADKCSPNVFRVNARAGMQSAALADWMASTRPNANVFYLGPDYEMGRSTVAAFKSAAEGKGAKTVGEVFAPLDNKDYSPFFGQMRSARPSVIYTSVAGNDTVRLFTQMAEFGLSRNVQVVGASGTVTSQNLQAIGKAADGFVTGVGYSPNIDNADNKKFVASFEAANKAQPDLYGADSYGVLFFYKAAVEKVKSTDTDKVREAMRGIQWSTPQGIKTMRAGDHQAMQDMYAVRVNGGKFEIVGKVAAAAAIGPDSCTKF, from the coding sequence ATGAAAACCAAGATGATTCCCACCCTGATGGCCGCCGCTGCCTTCACCGCCGGTGCTTATGCCCAGACCGGCCCGATCCGCATCGGCGTGGTCACACCGCTGTCGGGCACCTATGCCGGCATCGGCCAGCAGGTGAAATGGGGCCTGGACCTGGCCGCCAAGGAAATCAACGCCAGTGGCGGCGTGTCCGGCCGCCAGATCGAACTGATCTACGAAGACGAGGAGGCCAACCCGGCCGTGGCCGTGCAAAAGGCGGAGAAGCTGTTCCAGGTCAGCAAGGTCGACTTTCTGACCGGTACCGTGAACTCCGGCTCCACCCTGGCCGTGGGCCAGGTGGCCGAGCGCAACAACCGCCTGATTGCCACCACGGTGTCCTTTGCCGACTCGATCACCGCCGACAAGTGCTCGCCCAACGTGTTCCGTGTCAACGCCCGCGCCGGCATGCAGTCCGCCGCGCTGGCCGACTGGATGGCCTCCACCAGGCCGAACGCCAATGTGTTCTACCTCGGCCCGGACTACGAGATGGGCCGAAGCACGGTGGCGGCGTTCAAGTCGGCCGCCGAGGGTAAGGGCGCCAAGACGGTAGGCGAGGTGTTCGCGCCGCTGGACAACAAGGACTACTCGCCTTTCTTTGGCCAGATGCGCTCGGCCCGACCGAGCGTGATCTATACCTCGGTGGCCGGCAACGACACCGTGCGCCTGTTCACCCAGATGGCCGAGTTCGGCCTGAGCCGCAACGTGCAGGTGGTGGGCGCTTCGGGTACGGTGACTTCGCAGAACCTGCAGGCCATCGGCAAGGCGGCCGACGGCTTCGTGACCGGCGTGGGCTACTCGCCCAACATCGACAACGCCGACAACAAGAAGTTCGTCGCCAGCTTCGAGGCGGCGAATAAGGCCCAGCCCGACCTGTACGGCGCCGACAGCTATGGCGTGCTGTTCTTCTACAAAGCTGCGGTGGAAAAGGTCAAGAGCACCGACACCGACAAGGTGCGCGAAGCCATGCGCGGCATCCAGTGGTCCACGCCGCAGGGTATCAAGACCATGCGTGCCGGTGACCACCAGGCCATGCAGGACATGTACGCCGTGCGCGTGAACGGCGGCAAGTTCGAGATCGTCGGCAAGGTGGCGGCCGCTGCGGCCATCGGCCCTGACAGCTGCACCAAGTTCTGA